Proteins from a single region of Anastrepha ludens isolate Willacy chromosome 5, idAnaLude1.1, whole genome shotgun sequence:
- the LOC128863164 gene encoding enoyl-CoA delta isomerase 1, mitochondrial-like — MATHILHLSKFGRLARTFTTTSVNTGQQFTTLKVDDKTSIATLTLNRPPANALNTGYMVEVQRTIQDLEKTKCRGLILTSASDRIFCAGLDLNECYKPDAASLEVFWCSLQNLWRALFSTPLITVALINGHAIAGGCVLGLCSEYRVMLPNFKIGINETAIGLTVPLWLIDTYTNVVSNRRVAELDLTSSRIYSSDEALKVGLVDELATSKEQALERAVAFINSYEQHTLTVRSATKRQFREEILKNFEKNRQHDLEIFMRTVQKPDMQAFLGEYLQSMKNKKRGKA; from the coding sequence ATGGCCACACACATTTTGCATTTGTCGAAATTCGGTCGACTCGCACGTACATTCACCACCACTAGCGTCAATACCGGCCAACAATTCACCACACTGAAAGTTGACGACAAAACGAGCATAGCTACTCTCACACTCAACCGTCCGCCAGCGAATGCGCTCAACACTGGCTACATGGTTGAGGTGCAGCGTACCATTcaagatttagagaaaaccaaaTGTCGCGGTCTCATACTCACCTCGGCGTCGGATCGCATATTCTGTGCCGGTCTGGATCTGAATGAATGCTATAAACCAGACGCGGCGAGCTTGGAGGTGTTCTGGTGCTCGCTACAGAATTTATGGCGTGCGCTCTTCTCAACGCCGCTCATCACTGTGGCGCTAATTAATGGCCATGCTATAGCAGGCGGTTGTGTATTAGGTCTCTGCAGTGAATATCGCGTTATGTTGCCCAATTTTAAGATCGGTATAAACGAGACTGCGATTGGGTTGACTGTGCCCTTGTGGCTGATCGATACCTATACAAATGTGGTATCTAACAGACGTGTTGCCGAATTGGATCTTACATCCAGCCGCATCTATAGCAGTGATGAGGCACTGAAAGTGGGTTTGGTGGATGAATTAGCGACTAGTAAGGAGCAGGCGCTGGAAAGAGCTGTGGCATTCATTAATAGCTATGAACAACATACTCTGACTGTGCGCTCTGCGACAAAACGGCAGTTTCGCGAAGAGATTTtaaagaatttcgaaaaaaatcgtCAACATGATTTGGAAATATTCATGCGCACCGTACAGAAGCCTGATATGCAGGCTTTTCTGGGGGAATATTTGCAAAGTATGAAGAACAAGAAACGTGGGAAGGCATAG